In Anseongella ginsenosidimutans, one genomic interval encodes:
- a CDS encoding SusC/RagA family TonB-linked outer membrane protein, translating to MRSLYLLCFFVLPMACLGAPFGYGYLWQDTTATGTDSLGTDTLGITGPLASLAAGDSPVRENLLYNNGLEQENPASMALFPAVSLQQYLKGQAAGLYVAEPSGEPGTTQSMLIRGTPMPILSAKDLYQAQPLVVLDGIPLIAEHPFAYDIQQYDFNRIGPATNLLANIDMDNIESVEVLKDVSAAAIYGPRAANGVIVLTSKKPGIGRTISFNSYVGMVQRPVVTTINGEYENAFRKQFYDRYTANGQYTDDDIYPLYLSDSLNASYYGPSNWSDAYYRNAVVYGLNASIAGGTDRANFRFSLGTMNNEGVADETGMKRYSAMFNVNMKPVEWLVFSAMINGNRIERDRNRSLRDRFAQMNYIPDLSAPLAPNKEEFLGLLTAYENGYDDNKTNVVEGYGQLAIELGNFNMASRFAVDYNEGYRDLYYPRALMEGNSYASNYYGSNQRLVAANVATYDFDFASLHSLRLESGQSVQWDTHKYNYAYAYKGHNDFIKLNLLDSDPKIPGTNIDNPNYLVPTAFPRELVYKFLDKTQHNLVSFYGRAAYNYDDKYDVALVLRADASSNAQPTERWLFTPALTLGWDIGKEWLQQNSRISTLYLRAGAGRSGRLNAYDNYSQGPQYTAEIGFTGNLTTSGYNGFGVLTRPYSFGWVGYGIPWAYSDQANLGLEAGLFNDRLRGSVDLYYKEDKNQLLGIPSFAQFGYRQSYESGMAVRNMGLDLILSGDILTRQDGLSWTAALNMNFNQNELTALPRGLDEIMIGNRLLQVGAPVDQYWLLVNEGIYTSDAEVPVVDGNPMKYNGIVMKAGDPRWKDINGDNQINDQDKVMQGNILPKISGGLHNEFQYRNWTLNLNLYFNLGREILNREMANRFDFINRESGNNINSVKEITYWEKRGEYNDYPLYNPWSTVMPYRAEQDLFLEDGSFLKLRTVSLGYDLTEWIKSRQPGAARFYIYASVNNVFTLTNYSGQDPELVNYTGYDSGYGLPIPRTYTLGIKMDLK from the coding sequence ATGCGTAGTTTGTATTTATTGTGTTTTTTTGTTCTTCCCATGGCCTGCCTGGGCGCTCCCTTTGGTTACGGCTATTTATGGCAGGATACGACTGCAACCGGGACAGATAGCCTGGGAACCGATACCCTGGGCATTACCGGCCCGCTTGCGAGCCTTGCGGCAGGCGATTCTCCGGTCAGGGAAAACCTGTTGTACAATAACGGGCTGGAACAGGAAAACCCTGCCTCCATGGCATTATTTCCCGCAGTATCCCTGCAGCAATATTTAAAAGGACAGGCGGCCGGCCTGTATGTTGCGGAACCCAGCGGGGAACCGGGGACGACACAATCCATGCTGATACGGGGCACGCCAATGCCGATATTATCGGCTAAAGACCTTTATCAGGCGCAGCCGCTGGTAGTGCTGGATGGAATTCCGCTGATAGCGGAGCATCCTTTTGCCTACGATATACAACAGTACGACTTCAACCGCATCGGGCCTGCTACCAACCTGCTTGCCAATATTGACATGGATAATATAGAATCCGTGGAGGTATTAAAAGATGTTTCCGCAGCGGCTATATACGGACCGAGGGCGGCGAACGGAGTCATCGTACTGACGTCTAAAAAGCCCGGTATCGGCCGAACCATTAGTTTTAATTCATACGTCGGAATGGTACAGCGGCCGGTGGTGACCACTATTAACGGGGAGTATGAAAATGCGTTCCGGAAGCAGTTTTATGACCGCTATACAGCAAACGGGCAATACACAGACGACGATATCTATCCCCTTTACCTGAGCGACTCATTGAATGCTTCTTATTACGGACCGTCCAACTGGTCGGACGCCTATTACCGGAATGCCGTTGTTTACGGGCTGAATGCCAGTATCGCAGGAGGAACGGACAGGGCTAATTTCCGGTTTTCCCTTGGCACAATGAATAATGAAGGAGTAGCGGATGAAACCGGGATGAAGCGCTATAGCGCTATGTTCAACGTGAATATGAAACCGGTGGAATGGCTGGTTTTTTCGGCGATGATAAACGGTAACCGAATTGAGCGCGACCGGAACCGGAGCCTGCGCGATCGTTTTGCCCAGATGAATTATATTCCTGACCTGAGCGCTCCGCTTGCTCCTAATAAGGAGGAGTTCCTGGGTTTGCTGACGGCGTATGAAAACGGCTATGACGACAATAAAACGAACGTAGTAGAAGGCTACGGGCAGCTGGCGATTGAACTGGGTAATTTTAATATGGCTTCCCGCTTTGCGGTAGATTATAACGAAGGCTACCGGGATCTTTATTATCCCCGGGCGCTGATGGAAGGGAACAGCTATGCTTCCAACTATTATGGGTCTAACCAGCGGCTGGTTGCCGCGAATGTGGCTACCTATGATTTTGACTTTGCTTCTCTTCATTCCCTTCGCCTGGAAAGCGGGCAATCCGTGCAGTGGGATACGCATAAATATAATTACGCCTATGCCTATAAAGGCCATAATGACTTTATTAAGCTGAACCTGCTGGATTCGGATCCCAAGATACCCGGTACGAATATAGATAACCCGAATTACCTTGTTCCCACCGCCTTTCCCAGGGAACTGGTTTATAAATTCCTGGATAAGACCCAGCATAACCTCGTGTCCTTTTACGGAAGGGCTGCATATAATTACGATGATAAGTACGACGTAGCCTTAGTATTAAGGGCCGACGCCTCTTCCAACGCGCAGCCAACCGAGCGCTGGCTTTTTACTCCTGCGCTTACCCTGGGCTGGGATATCGGGAAGGAATGGCTTCAGCAGAACAGCCGGATAAGCACCCTTTATCTCCGGGCCGGCGCCGGCCGCAGCGGCCGCCTGAACGCCTATGATAATTATTCGCAAGGGCCGCAATACACGGCGGAGATCGGATTCACCGGCAACCTGACCACCTCAGGATATAATGGCTTCGGCGTGTTAACGCGGCCGTATTCCTTTGGATGGGTAGGCTATGGCATTCCCTGGGCCTATTCTGACCAGGCGAACCTGGGTCTGGAGGCGGGCTTGTTCAATGACCGGCTGAGAGGCTCTGTGGATCTCTATTATAAGGAAGACAAAAACCAGCTGCTGGGCATCCCTTCGTTTGCACAATTTGGTTACCGGCAATCTTACGAAAGCGGCATGGCAGTCCGGAATATGGGGCTTGACCTTATCCTCTCTGGTGATATCCTTACCCGGCAAGATGGTCTTTCCTGGACGGCTGCACTGAATATGAATTTTAATCAAAATGAACTCACGGCGTTGCCCCGTGGTCTGGACGAGATCATGATCGGAAACCGCCTGCTTCAGGTGGGCGCCCCGGTTGACCAGTACTGGCTGCTGGTAAATGAAGGCATTTATACCTCAGATGCGGAAGTACCGGTAGTGGACGGGAATCCGATGAAATATAACGGAATTGTCATGAAGGCCGGCGACCCCCGCTGGAAAGACATTAACGGAGACAACCAGATCAATGACCAGGATAAGGTAATGCAGGGAAATATCCTTCCAAAAATTTCCGGCGGCTTACATAACGAATTCCAATACCGGAACTGGACATTGAACCTGAACCTGTATTTCAACCTGGGACGGGAAATACTGAACCGGGAAATGGCTAACAGGTTTGATTTTATCAACCGGGAGAGCGGTAATAATATCAACTCCGTGAAAGAGATCACCTATTGGGAAAAACGCGGAGAATACAATGATTATCCGCTCTACAACCCCTGGAGTACGGTAATGCCCTACCGGGCCGAACAAGACCTGTTCCTGGAAGATGGTTCTTTCCTGAAACTGAGAACAGTTTCATTGGGATATGATCTGACGGAATGGATAAAATCCCGGCAGCCGGGAGCGGCCAGGTTTTACATCTATGCGTCTGTAAATAACGTATTTACCCTGACTAATTACAGCGGCCAGGATCCGGAGCTGGTCAATTATACCGGGTATGATTCCGGATACGGCCTGCCTATACCGCGGACCTATACCCTGGGTATTAAAATGGATTTGAAGTAA
- a CDS encoding outer membrane protein assembly factor BamD gives MFFKRTFINACITGGICLLLVSGCKSKFEKILGSKDPDYMYRQATYYYNLAKEKDTPRYYENARLLLEDLRAAYTGTSKIEEVYYYLAYCYFGLGDLEQARFYFKSFTETFQDSEYTEDCYYMMAFCYYKDSPIYSLDQGSTLKAIEQFQLYLNLYPTSAKVDECNRFIDELRAKLERKSYENAKVFYTIGYYPAAIISLKNSLRQYPDTDFREDIEFLILKSNYLYARNSIPSKKEERFNDTMMAYQSFIEQFPESKYTEEVKEIEEESKEALESLASVTANVPPSQ, from the coding sequence ATGTTTTTTAAAAGAACATTCATTAATGCCTGTATTACGGGCGGAATATGCCTTCTGCTGGTAAGCGGCTGCAAAAGCAAGTTTGAAAAGATTTTGGGAAGCAAGGATCCGGACTATATGTACCGGCAGGCTACCTATTATTATAACCTGGCTAAGGAAAAAGATACGCCGCGGTATTATGAAAATGCCAGGCTGCTCCTGGAAGACCTGAGGGCCGCCTATACCGGTACCTCTAAAATAGAGGAAGTATATTATTACCTGGCCTATTGTTACTTTGGGCTGGGTGACCTGGAGCAGGCAAGGTTTTACTTTAAAAGCTTTACCGAAACCTTTCAGGATAGTGAGTATACGGAAGACTGCTATTATATGATGGCGTTTTGCTATTATAAAGATTCACCTATCTATTCCCTGGACCAGGGCAGCACCCTGAAAGCTATTGAACAGTTTCAGCTGTACCTGAACCTTTATCCCACTTCAGCAAAAGTGGATGAATGTAACCGGTTCATCGATGAACTGAGGGCCAAGCTGGAACGGAAATCTTACGAGAACGCGAAAGTATTCTATACGATCGGCTATTACCCGGCAGCAATTATCTCCCTTAAAAATTCGCTGCGCCAGTATCCCGATACGGACTTCCGGGAAGATATTGAGTTCCTGATATTGAAAAGCAATTACCTTTATGCCAGGAATAGCATCCCGTCAAAAAAAGAGGAAAGATTCAATGATACCATGATGGCGTATCAGTCTTTTATAGAACAGTTTCCGGAAAGCAAGTATACAGAAGAGGTAAAGGAAATTGAAGAAGAGTCGAAGGAAGCCCTTGAGTCGCTCGCAAGCGTGACGGCCAATGTCCCTCCTTCCCAATAA
- a CDS encoding DNA-directed RNA polymerase subunit omega, producing MNNIKPTIPTTTITRDVRKMDAKTDNIYESVVIISKRANQISSAIKEELSGKLSEFASSTDNLEEVFENREQIEISRHYERLPKPTLIATEEFLEGKVYFRNPLKETEKEL from the coding sequence ATGAATAATATCAAACCAACCATCCCTACCACTACTATTACCAGGGATGTTCGCAAGATGGATGCGAAAACAGACAACATTTACGAATCGGTTGTCATTATCAGCAAAAGAGCAAACCAGATCAGTTCAGCCATAAAGGAAGAATTAAGCGGGAAGCTGTCTGAATTCGCCTCTTCGACGGATAACCTGGAAGAAGTATTCGAGAACCGGGAACAGATAGAAATATCCAGGCATTATGAGCGGCTTCCGAAACCTACCCTGATTGCAACGGAAGAATTCCTTGAAGGGAAAGTTTATTTCCGGAACCCGCTTAAAGAGACTGAAAAAGAACTTTAA
- the coaBC gene encoding bifunctional phosphopantothenoylcysteine decarboxylase/phosphopantothenate--cysteine ligase CoaBC — protein sequence MLRQKNILLGVCGSIAAYKAAVLVRHLVKEGANVRVIMTPAAAEFITPLTLATLSGEAVLSRFSDPSSGAWNNHVALGAWADLLLIAPASANTISKLAGGACDNLLTAVYLSAKCPVCIAPAMDLDMWKHPSTTNNIALLEQYGNRIIPPAYGELASGLTGEGRLAEPEHIVSFIAKELAAPAESSTAATESENAGQPGSEGIPADITGIPAIGTGIPAIGEDSTAQNNPYGKLKGKKVLLTAGPTYEALDPVRFIGNRSTGKMGFALAEELAGQGAEVELVSGPVLLETKNSAINRTNVSTAAEMHEACMRIFPSCDIAILSAAVSDYVPATVSNEKIKKDEGSFSLKLLKSKDILAELGKQKKNGQILVGFALETNNELENAREKLRKKNLDLIILNSLRDKGAGFGTETNKVTLLRPEGEPLSFPLKLKSEVAKDIIQHIQSLL from the coding sequence ATGCTCCGGCAAAAAAATATATTACTGGGCGTTTGCGGCAGTATAGCGGCGTATAAGGCCGCCGTACTTGTCCGGCACCTTGTAAAAGAAGGTGCGAACGTCCGGGTAATTATGACTCCTGCCGCTGCGGAATTCATCACACCACTCACCCTGGCTACTCTTTCAGGGGAAGCCGTTCTCAGCCGTTTCTCGGATCCTTCATCCGGCGCCTGGAATAACCATGTGGCGCTGGGAGCCTGGGCTGACTTGCTGCTTATCGCACCGGCCAGCGCAAATACCATCTCAAAACTTGCCGGCGGCGCCTGCGACAACCTCCTTACCGCCGTTTATCTTTCAGCGAAATGCCCTGTCTGCATCGCTCCGGCCATGGACCTGGATATGTGGAAGCATCCTTCCACTACGAATAATATTGCATTGCTGGAGCAATACGGGAACAGGATCATTCCGCCTGCTTACGGCGAACTTGCCAGCGGGCTTACCGGCGAAGGGCGGCTGGCAGAGCCGGAACATATCGTTTCCTTTATAGCAAAGGAGCTGGCTGCACCCGCGGAAAGCAGTACGGCGGCTACTGAGAGCGAAAACGCCGGACAGCCAGGCTCAGAAGGCATTCCTGCAGATATAACCGGGATACCGGCAATTGGCACAGGCATTCCGGCAATCGGTGAAGACTCAACGGCACAAAACAATCCTTACGGCAAACTAAAGGGGAAAAAGGTGCTGCTTACCGCAGGCCCAACTTATGAGGCCCTTGATCCCGTACGTTTTATCGGCAATCGTTCCACCGGAAAGATGGGCTTTGCGCTGGCTGAGGAACTGGCCGGCCAGGGAGCTGAAGTGGAATTAGTCAGCGGGCCTGTACTCCTGGAAACAAAAAACAGCGCTATTAACAGGACCAATGTCAGCACCGCCGCCGAAATGCATGAGGCCTGCATGAGGATTTTTCCCTCCTGCGATATCGCTATTCTATCGGCAGCCGTTTCAGATTATGTGCCGGCAACCGTTTCCAATGAAAAGATCAAAAAGGACGAAGGCTCCTTTTCGCTGAAACTTTTGAAAAGCAAAGACATTCTGGCTGAACTTGGTAAGCAAAAGAAAAACGGGCAGATACTGGTTGGCTTCGCATTGGAGACGAACAATGAACTGGAGAATGCAAGGGAAAAGCTGCGGAAAAAGAACCTTGACCTTATTATACTGAATTCTCTCCGCGATAAGGGAGCCGGTTTCGGAACAGAAACCAATAAGGTCACGCTGCTTCGCCCGGAAGGCGAGCCCTTAAGTTTTCCGCTGAAACTTAAATCAGAAGTAGCTAAAGACATTATTCAACACATCCAATCCCTTTTGTAA